The Desulfobacterales bacterium genome contains the following window.
TTTCAGTTTAAAATGTATTGATTATGTTGAAATAAAGGACCAGCCTCCCGGCCACAACTTAATTGACAAGCGTCACAGTTAAACAGATATATTTTGGGATTATCTATGTGCCAAGGTCGTCGTTTCTAAAAGCCCTTTACCTCACTGAAGATCTTACAATTTCAGAAGGAATCGAGCAATTCCGGCCGACATGGAAACACTATTATTTCAGGAAATAGAAATTCAAAAATAATTATGAAGATTTATCAGGGATTACCCTTATTTCCGTCACCGGCGCAAGTTTGATATAAGGGACACCTTTTTTTAGTCGGGCGAATCGCAAATGCCACCCGCGTCAGATTGGCACTTGCAGCAATTACTCTCCAAAGAGGAGAGGGATTTTCGGGCAAGATTTTCGGAAATTGCAGATAGCTAAATTGTAGCTATTTAATTGAATTTTTATACCCTTATCCCGGAGAATGTCAAGAGGTATTTAGTGCGGCGTTTGAGAAATAATGCCGCCCGGATTAAAATGACCGATTCAAACCATATTTTTACGAAAAGGCTGTCAATACCACTGTGGCGGAAATGATCAAAATGGCTCCTGCGACGATCTTCCAGGTTATCCGCTCGACTTCCCTGAGAAAAAACGCCGCCAGTATCAAAACAAATAGGGTGGACAAGGACGTCAGGGGAGACACCACCACAACAGTTCCATATTTTAGTGCCGCAAACAGAGACCATTGGGCCCCTACCTGAAGTATACCGGCAAATATGAAAATAGCCCAGGCGGCTTTGCGGTTTGAAATAGCGGGCGGCTGTTTTTTACTAAACACAGACAGCAACGGGGCCAACGCCAAAGCGCTGGCATTCTGAAACATGACGGCTACAATGGGGACCGGAATGGCGGTTATCCCCGGTTTTCTAAGAACGTGTGAGCCGCCATAGCAGAGGCCCGCCAGCAATGGAACAAACAAATCCTTCCGGGTCCATTTCTTGGAAATCTCACCGCCCTCTCTCTCAAAGCTGATGATGACCGTCCCGGCCATCATCATAGTCAGCCCCGTAATAATGGCTGGGGATAAACTTTCTCCCAGCACCATTACCGCTAAAAGCACCGAAAACAGCGGCTTGGACTCAAACAGGGTGGATGCAATGGAGGGTCCGACACGATCAATGGACGCATACAGAAAAAGTCTACCCAGGAATGGGCCTATAGCGCCGGCAGCCAAGAAAAACAATATTGCATTGTTCAAAAAATATTCGGGCGAAAAAACAAACAGGCATAGAATCAGTGAGGCTGCAAAACATGACAATAGACTGATGACGGCGGCATAAATGGGACTGGCGTATTGAAACCCTTTTTTAGTGATCACATTGGAAAGGGCGTATAAAAAAGCTGATAAAATCGCGTAGACAGGAGCCATATCACCCAGTTCATCGGCAACGGTAATGAAGAATTCTGCTGGTTTACAGAACGCCTCATCGTGTATAGCGGTTTCGGGACTATACAGATCCATGCACTGGCTGTCAAGAAATGCCCCTCGAGCAAACCGGCATTAAAGAAGAGATCTTTTTAAGACTTGGACCGATAAGCAGGATATTCGCCTGCGATTGGGGTTTGGATGGAACACTCCGGTTGACAAACCAAAACCCAATGTCTATGCTCGTGTTATTTTAAGGTCAGCCCCGTAGCCGTTTCTTTTTCATTT
Protein-coding sequences here:
- a CDS encoding DMT family transporter, encoding MDLYSPETAIHDEAFCKPAEFFITVADELGDMAPVYAILSAFLYALSNVITKKGFQYASPIYAAVISLLSCFAASLILCLFVFSPEYFLNNAILFFLAAGAIGPFLGRLFLYASIDRVGPSIASTLFESKPLFSVLLAVMVLGESLSPAIITGLTMMMAGTVIISFEREGGEISKKWTRKDLFVPLLAGLCYGGSHVLRKPGITAIPVPIVAVMFQNASALALAPLLSVFSKKQPPAISNRKAAWAIFIFAGILQVGAQWSLFAALKYGTVVVVSPLTSLSTLFVLILAAFFLREVERITWKIVAGAILIISATVVLTAFS